One region of Chanodichthys erythropterus isolate Z2021 chromosome 19, ASM2448905v1, whole genome shotgun sequence genomic DNA includes:
- the LOC137007505 gene encoding uncharacterized protein → MFTGSSITLNYDPCNNYNILDNYWRTLNYQYIGGSLTDHDDTRVEWDGWYRLFINGSSAQMPEWCLPYMSCGGFSSLYLGGSHPRLEDGVVTREINGSRGGQCSRYRSDPIQVKACPGNYYVYKFTRPTLSIPAPVYCAVVFQSISSDPCYNYESLDRPWRANNESGDYICDDSFSWNGWYRLFYYGMNIRMSETCVSSYSCNTYYNLWLSDPHPQIEDGVVIREVCAGTYWGGCCGYKSNPIRVKACPGNYYVYELVHSELGCAGYCTDVSTISQVVSTVSPDTFTGSSITLNYDPCNNYNILDNYWRTLNYQYIGESLTDHDDTRVEWDGWYRLFINGSSAQMPEWCLPYMSCGGFSSLYLDDSHPRLEDGVVTREINGSRGGQCSRYRSDPIQVKACPGNYYVYKFTRPTLSIPAPVYCAVVFQSISSDPCYNYESLDRPWRANNESGDYICDDSFSWNGWYRLFYYGMNIQMSETCISSYSCNTYNSLWLSDPHPQIEDGVVIREVCAGTYWSGCCEYKTNPIRVKACPGNYYVYELVHSQLWCAGYCTDVSTISQVVSTVSPDIFTGSSITLNYDPCNNYNILDNYWRTLNYQYIGESLTDHDDTRVDWDGWYRLFINGSSAQMPEWCLPYMSCGGFSSLYLGDSHPRLEDGVVTREINGSRGGQCSRYRSDPIQVKACPGNYYVYKFTRPTLSIPAPVYCAVVFQSISSDPCYNYESLDRPWRANNESGDNICDNSFSWNGWYRLFYYGMDIQMSETCISSFSCNTYYSLWLSDPHPQIEDGVVIREVCGGTYWRSCCDYKSNPIRVKACPGNYYVYELVHSQLGCAGYCTDLNSNITFVLISSSLSNTDDDPCNNYNILDNHWRRTLNSRYTGESLTVHDDTRVEWDGWYRLFINGSSAQMPEWCFYYMQCGGFSSLYLGDSHPRLEDGVVSLEVYGSRNDQCSRYRSDPIQVRACPGNYYVYKFTRPTLSIPAPVYCAVVSFSTPSVDPCNNYTSLDEPWRATDNSYHSNYYYSNACDSDVEWNGWYRLFYNGENVQMPESCVDRFRCGTDQPLWLNGSHPQLEDGVVTRQVCVSAWSGCCTYKSHPIRVKACPGNYYVYEFVKPVICGAYCVAPEIFYPFGSSEDTRIAADDDGSSSKIKLLRPFLFFGRKYQQIYVNNNGHLTFNQPSSQFVPYTFPANESQDIIAGLWTDLDNRGRGVISYHQYTNGSVLTRATQDINNHFPNLTFNASWVFVATWDKVPYFSMYRAKTSFQVVLISGSNFSFILMNYGDVSVTGLEVEAGYDTVNSIHYFVIPGSVNGSSIPNLKNSSNVNVAGRWAFRVDGGYNISEVDGNPCSELSCSEDERCGMKNGVYGCLCKKDNHRPQPHSDSFDFSETCESSSGSMSVSRCQLFEAGFRADVLHLNDPSCKGTVRNGRVEFHFDNDEHMCGTNLVANSTHFIYNNFILGTPRSEGLISREKILKLSFSCVYPQTQTLSMNVEINPLESIVHKILPIGEGRYRVRMIAYQDDEFTRPFTGAVDAELDQEMHVEVRVEGVDRRQFALVMDTCWATPVNDPDYSLRWDLIVSECPNPNDDTVELQQNGVSTSSRFSFGMFIFAANSTKLYLHCAVHLCLLSSNRCSLDCDSGHQRREGRSLDFHDSASISMGPLMLSEGNSDKWVPDQVKVSEASCLCGSLMVFLVPLMSVLTHF, encoded by the exons ATGTTCACTGGATCCAGCATCACCTTGA ATTATGACCCGTGCAATAACTACAACATACTGGATAACTACTGGAGAACACTCAATTATCAGTATATTGGTGGATCTTTAACTGATCATGATGACACTCGTGTAGAATGGGATGGCTGGTATCGACTCTTCATTAATGGATCAAGTGCTCAGATGCCTGAGTGGTGTTTGCCTTACATGTCATGTGGAGGTTTTAGTTCTCTGTATCTTGGTGGCTCTCATCCTCGGCTAGAAGATGGAGTTGTTACTCGTGAAATTAATGGCTCCCGTGGTGGTCAGTGCAGTCGCTACAGATCCGACCCAATCCAAGTCAAAGCTTGTCCTGGAAATTATTATGTCTACAAATTTACCAGGCCAACTCTATCAATCCCAGCTCCTGTATATTGTGCAG TTGTTTTCCAAAGCATCAGCAGTGATCCCTGCTACAACTATGAGTCTCTGGATCGTCCCTGGAGAGCCAACAATGAAAGTGGAGATTATATTTGTGATGACTCTTTCTCCTGGAATGGCTGGTACCGGCTTTTCTACTATGGAATGAACATCCGGATGTCAGAGACCTGTGTTAGTTCATACAGCTGTAACACATACTATAATCTGTGGCTCAGTGATCCTCACCCTCAGATAGAGGATGGAGTGGTGATCAGGGAGGTCTGTGCTGGGACTTATTGGGGAGGCTGCTGTGGATACAAGTCAAACCCCATCAGAGTGAAAGCGTGTCCAGGCAATTACTATGTTTATGAACTTGTCCATTCAGAATTAGGGTGTGCCGGATACTGTACAG ATGTCAGCACTATTTCACAAGTGGTTTCCACTGTAAGTCCAGATACATTCACTGGATCCAGCATCACCTTGA ATTATGACCCGTGCAATAACTACAACATACTGGATAACTACTGGAGAACACTCAATTATCAGTATATTGGTGAATCTTTAACTGATCACGATGACACTCGTGTAGAATGGGATGGCTGGTATCGACTCTTCATTAATGGATCAAGTGCTCAGATGCCTGAGTGGTGTTTGCCTTACATGTCATGTGGAGGTTTTAGTTCTCTGTATCTTGATGACTCTCATCCTCGGCTAGAAGATGGAGTTGTTACTCGTGAAATTAACGGCTCCCGTGGTGGTCAGTGCAGTCGCTACAGATCTGATCCAATCCAAGTCAAAGCTTGTCCTGGAAATTATTATGTCTACAAATTTACCAGACCAACTCTATCAATCCCAGCTCCTGTATATTGTGCAG TTGTTTTCCAAAGCATCAGCAGTGATCCCTGCTACAACTATGAGTCTCTGGATCGTCCCTGGAGAGCCAACAATGAAAGTGGAGATTATATTTGTGATGACTCTTTCTCCTGGAATGGCTGGTACCGGCTTTTCTACTATGGAATGAACATCCAGATGTCAGAGACCTGTATTAGTTCATACAGCTGTAACACATACAATAGTCTGTGGCTCAGTGATCCTCACCCTCAGATAGAGGATGGAGTGGTGATCAGGGAGGTCTGTGCTGGGACTTATTGGAGTGGCTGCTGTGAATACAAGACAAACCCCATCAGAGTGAAAGCATGTCCAGGCAATTACTATGTTTATGAACTTGTCCATTCACAATTATGGTGTGCCGGATACTGCACAG atgtcaGCACTATTTCACAGGTGGTTTCCACTGTAAGTCCAGATATATTCACTGGATCCAGCATCACCTTGA ATTATGACCCGTGCAATAACTACAACATACTGGATAACTACTGGAGAACACTCAATTATCAGTATATTGGTGAATCTTTAACTGATCATGATGACACTCGTGTAGACTGGGATGGCTGGTATCGACTCTTCATTAATGGATCAAGTGCTCAGATGCCTGAGTGGTGTTTGCCTTACATGTCATGTGGAGGTTTTAGTTCTCTGTATCTTGGTGACTCTCATCCTCGGCTAGAAGATGGAGTTGTTACTCGTGAAATTAACGGCTCCCGTGGTGGTCAGTGCAGTCGCTACAGATCTGATCCAATCCAAGTCAAAGCTTGTCCTGGAAATTATTATGTCTACAAATTTACCAGACCAACTCTATCAATCCCAGCTCCTGTATATTGTGCAG TTGTTTTCCAAAGCATCAGCAGTGATCCCTGCTACAACTATGAGTCTCTGGATCGTCCCTGGAGAGCCAACAATGAAAGTGGAGATAACATTTGTGATAACTCTTTCTCCTGGAATGGCTGGTACCGGCTTTTCTACTATGGAATGGACATCCAGATGTCAGAGACCTGTATTAGTTCATTCAGCTGTAACACATACTATAGTCTGTGGCTCAGTGATCCTCACCCTCAGATAGAGGATGGAGTGGTGATCAGGGAGGTCTGTGGAGGGACTTATTGGAGaagctgctgtgattacaagTCAAACCCCATCAGAGTGAAAGCGTGTCCAGGCAATTACTATGTCTATGAACTTGTCCATTCACAATTAGGGTGTGCCGGATACTGTACAG ATCTTAATTCAAATATAACTTTTGTTTTGATCTCATCATCTCTCTCTAACACAGATGATGACCCGTGCAATAACTACAACATACTCGACAACCACTGGAGAAGAACACTCAATTCCCGGTATACGGGTGAATCTTTAACTGTTCATGATGACACTCGTGTAGAATGGGATGGCTGGTATCGACTCTTCATTAATGGATCAAGTGCTCAGATGCCAGAATGGTGTTTTTATTATATGCAATGTGGAGGTTTTAGTTCTCTGTATCTTGGTGACTCTCATCCTCGGCTAGAAGATGGAGTTGTTTCTCTTGAAGTTTACGGCTCCCGTAATGATCAGTGCAGTCGCTACAGATCTGACCCAATCCAAGTCAGAGCTTGTCCTGGAAATTATTATGTCTACAAATTTACCAGGCCAACTCTTTCAATCCCAGCTCCTGTATATTGTGCAG TAGTATCTTTCAGCACTCCAAGTGTTGACCCCTGCAACAACTATACCAGTCTGGATGAGCCTTGGAGAGCCACAGACAATTCCTATCATAGTAACTATTACTACTCTAACGCTTGTGATTCTGATGTGGAGTGGAATGGCTGGTACAGGCTGTTCTACAATGGTGAAAATGTTCAGATGCCAGAATCATGTGTAGATCGGTTCAGGTGTGGTACTGATCAACCACTGTGGCTCAACGGATCTCACCCACAGCTGGAAGATGGAGTGGTCACCCGTCAGGTCTGTGTCTCAGCATGGAGTGGCTGCTGTACTTACAAATCCCACCCTATAAGAGTCAAAGCCTGTCCAGGAAATTACTATGTTTATGAGTTTGTCAAGCCAGTAATTTGTGGAGCTTACTGTGTTG CACCAGAAATATTCTACCCATTTGGCTCTTCAGAAGACACAAGaattgctgctgatgatgatggaAGCTCCTCTAAAATTAAGCTGTTAAGGCCATTTCTGTTCTTTGGCCGCAAATACCAGCAGATTTAT GTGAATAATAATGGACATCTCACATTCAACCAGCCTTCATCACAGTTTGTTCCCTACACTTTTCCCGCTAATGAAAGCCAAGATATAATTGCTGGTCTCTGGACCGACCTTGACAACCGTGGAAGAGGTGTCATTTCATATCATCAGTACACTAATGGAAGTGTTCTCACACGCGCCACTCAGGATATAAACAATCATTTCCCAAATCTGACCTTCAACGCTTCTTGGGTCTTTGTTGCAACTTGGGATAAAGTCCCTTACTTTTCCATGTATAGAGCA AAAACATCGTTTCAGGTGGTTTTGATTTCAGGCagtaatttttcatttattctgatgaattatGGTGACGTTTCTGTAACAGGACTTGAGGTGGAG GCTGGTTATGACACTGTAAACTCCATACACTACTTTGTGATTCCTGGATCAGTCAATGGGAGCTCCATTCCAAACCTCAAGAACTCCAGTAATGTCAATGTCGCAGGCCGTTGGGCCTTCAGGGTGGATGGTGGATACAACATCTCTGAAG TTGATGGAAACCCCTGTTCTGAGCTCAGCTGCTCTGAGGATGAAAGGTGTGGGATGAAAAATGGTGTTTATGGCTGTTTATGTAAAAAGGACAATCACAGACCACAACCACATTCTGACTCTTTTG ATTTCTCAGAAACCTGTGAAAGCAGCTCTGGCTCCATGTCTGTGTCTCGCTGTCAGCTCTTTGAGGCTGGTTTTCGAGCTGATGTCTTACACCTCAATGATCCCAGCTGCAAAGGAACGGTCCGAAATGGCAGAGTGGAATTCCATTTTGATAATGATGAACACATGTGTGGTACAAATCTTGTG GCTAACAGCACCCACTTCATctataataactttattctgGGGACACCGAGGTCAGAAGGTCTCATCAGTAGAGAGAAAATCCTGAAGCTTTCTTTCAGCTGTGTTTATCCTCAAACACAAACACTTTCCATGAATGTGGAAATCAACCCACTGGAGAG CATTGTGCACAAGATCCTCCCCATTGGTGAAGGCAGATATCGTGTCCGGATGATTGCATATCAGGATGATGAGTTTACCCGGCCCTTCACTGGTGCAGTGGATGCAGAGCTCGACCAGGAGATGCATGTGGAAGTTCGTGTTGAGGGGGTCGACAGGCGCCAGTTTGCCCTGGTGATGGACACGTGTTGGGCTACACCTGTGAATGATCCTGATTACAGCCTCCGCTGGGATCTCATCGTTTCAGA GTGTCCCAATCCAAATGACGACACTGTGGAGCTGCAGCAGAACGGCGTCTCGACATCCAGCCGTTTCTCCTTTGGGATGTTCATCTTCGCTGCAAACTCCACTAAGCTTTACCTGCACTGTGCTGTTCACCTTTGCCTTCTGTCAAGCAATCGCTGCTCATTG